In Topomyia yanbarensis strain Yona2022 chromosome 2, ASM3024719v1, whole genome shotgun sequence, one DNA window encodes the following:
- the LOC131685638 gene encoding uncharacterized protein LOC131685638: protein MKPNDLNIPQYVQDGIRKVAQTLQFSHQFTVDYDFRTDGHYSSACVSVRYQITLREEPRELTLLCKVPPPDADDTLLALFEREVFVYQQLLPTFGQFQQERDIAPTSAEFAYAPICYYAYYDPKRREGILILEDASRRMFGNRNKYKPIDYDHGRLAMIQLGRFHAVSLIMKEQHPKIFERFQRLEDVTADRVMSMEGFKETMELSFNHAIGTLSVHETNKKDKLNKLKNSFVEELKTIADSELSEPFCVICHGDYSKSNVMYSYNGGFPSKLVMLDWQLAKYGSPALDFLHFMFLSTDESFRRLHYDNMLQTYQNALRDHMERLGGDNATERFPLTTLMRLIRSQAKYSVTLAVLHIPLMITCAGEEDDDEIKDGKEHNENGIDRRESGSYDAIYQARMNGLLKDIFRLGYL from the exons ATGAAACCGAACGACTTAAACATTCCACAGTACGTGCAGGACGGCATCCGAAAAGTTGCCCAAACCCTACAGTTCAGTCATCAATTTACCGTGGACTACGACTTCCGTACCGATGGTCACTACAGCTCAGCTTGCGTGTCCGTGCGTTATCAAATCACACTACGTGAAGAACCGCGCGAGTTGACACTGCTCTGCAAGGTACCGCCCCCGGATGCGGATGATACGCTGCTGGCACTGTTCGAACGGGAAGTGTTTGTCTATCAGCAGCTGCTGCCGACATTCGGACAGTTCCAACAGGAGCGTGACATTGCACCTACATCGGCGGAGTTTGCGTATGCGCCGATCTGTTACTACGCCTACTACGATCCGAAGCGTCGCGAGGGAATATTGATTCTCGAGGATGCTAGTCGACGAATGTTCGGTAATCGGAACAAGTACAAGCCGATCGACTACGACCACGGGCGGTTGGCGATGATTCAGCTGGGAAGGTTTCACGCGGTTTCACTGATTATGAAAGAGCAACATCCGAAGATTTTTGAACGATTTCAACGATTGGAGGATGTCACCGCAGATCGGGTGATGTCCATGGAGGGTTTTAAGGAAACAATGGAATTGTCATTCAATCATGCGATTGGGACTCTCAGCGTCCACgaaacaaacaagaaggatAAACTGAACAAATTGAAGAATTCTTTTGTGGAGGAACTGAAGACGATTGCCGACAGTGAGTTGTCGGAGCCATTCTGCGTTATCTGTCATGGAGATTACAGTAAAAGTAACGTCATGTACAGTTACAAT GGCGGTTTCCCGAGTAAACTGGTAATGCTGGACTGGCAGCTAGCGAAGTACGGATCTCCAGCGCTAGACTTCCTGCACTTCATGTTTCTCAGTACGGACGAATCGTTTCGTCGACTTCACTATGACAACATGCTGCAAACGTACCAGAATGCACTGAGGGATCACATGGAGCGTCTGGGAGGGGACAATGCGACGGAACGGTTTCCACTGACCACGTTAATGCGATTGATCCGGTCGCAGGCAAAGTATTCGGTTACGCTGGCAGTGCTACACATACCGTTGATGATTACCTGTGCCGGCGAGGAAGACGACGATGAGATCAAGGATGGGAAGGAACATAACGAAAATGGGATCGACCGTCGGGAGAGCGGTTCCTACGATGCCATATATCAGGCTCGAATGAATGGTTTATTGAAGGATATTTTTCGACTGGGATATCTTTGA